From the Hymenobacter yonginensis genome, one window contains:
- a CDS encoding COX15/CtaA family protein translates to MNQPAFVRRFRFFGILTVVAVYLLILVGGIVRSTGSGMGCPDWPKCFGTWVPPTAVGQLPANYKEIYTEQRVAKNQRIAKTLDKLGFKQVAAQIFAHPTQYIETDFNATKTWIEYLNRLLGALIGVFIFLTVLLALPYLRRDPVVFGLAFVSLLLTGFQGWLGSLVVSTNLLPEMVTVHMAVALLIVALLIYAVDRSQRVGQDSQEAELSWTPSAGLSLWLWVITLATFGQIILGTQVREQIDVVAAAADYGSRANWVEQLGLTFKVHRSFSLLLLLLNLYVAFRLYQTRSQRLQRLANVVIVLLGLEIAAGVTLAYFALPAAVQPVHLTLATVLFGAQFLTIIRYRRQTKTQGQAAIPRVVA, encoded by the coding sequence ATGAATCAACCTGCTTTTGTGAGGCGGTTTCGCTTCTTCGGCATTCTGACGGTGGTGGCAGTGTATCTGCTGATTCTGGTCGGTGGTATCGTCCGGAGTACGGGCTCCGGTATGGGCTGCCCCGACTGGCCCAAGTGCTTTGGAACCTGGGTGCCGCCTACGGCGGTAGGCCAGCTGCCAGCCAACTACAAAGAAATCTATACTGAGCAGCGGGTAGCCAAAAACCAGCGCATTGCCAAGACGCTGGATAAGTTGGGATTCAAGCAGGTAGCCGCTCAGATTTTTGCTCACCCCACGCAATACATCGAAACCGACTTCAACGCTACCAAAACCTGGATTGAGTACCTAAACCGGCTGCTGGGGGCCCTGATTGGCGTTTTTATCTTCCTGACGGTGCTGCTGGCGTTGCCGTACCTGCGTCGTGACCCGGTGGTGTTCGGGTTGGCCTTCGTTTCGCTGCTGCTGACCGGCTTCCAGGGCTGGCTGGGCTCCTTGGTGGTGTCTACCAACCTGCTGCCCGAAATGGTAACGGTACACATGGCCGTCGCGCTGCTGATTGTGGCGCTGCTGATTTACGCTGTTGACCGTTCGCAGCGGGTAGGGCAGGACAGCCAAGAGGCCGAACTATCCTGGACGCCGTCAGCGGGTCTTAGCTTGTGGCTGTGGGTGATTACGCTGGCCACCTTCGGCCAGATTATCCTGGGCACTCAGGTGCGGGAGCAGATAGATGTGGTAGCCGCGGCCGCCGACTATGGCAGCCGCGCCAACTGGGTGGAGCAGCTAGGCCTGACGTTTAAAGTACACCGCTCGTTTTCGCTGCTGCTGCTGCTGCTGAACCTGTACGTAGCCTTCCGCCTGTACCAGACCCGCTCCCAGCGCCTGCAGCGCCTAGCCAATGTGGTGATTGTGCTGCTGGGTCTGGAAATAGCGGCTGGCGTCACGTTGGCCTACTTCGCGCTGCCGGCCGCCGTGCAGCCCGTGCACCTGACGCTGGCCACCGTGCTTTTTGGAGCACAGTTTCTGACGATTATCCGCTACCGCCGCCAGACGAAAACACAGGGGCAGGCCGCTATTCCGCGCGTTGTTGCGTAA